A DNA window from Acidobacteriota bacterium contains the following coding sequences:
- a CDS encoding Rieske 2Fe-2S domain-containing protein: MTTKAREPRSRLDPEPIARRDFLGLASLWAAASAMFFATLGMLQLPKTAVLSSPSKKFTVKLPDTLNPGEPFIPPGRAVALYKDASGGVYAVSTICTHLGCVVKQTTEGFECPCHGSRFTSDGEVTKGPAPQALPWLKVTGSGTSVTIDEGTTVESGTKVTI, translated from the coding sequence ATGACAACCAAAGCCAGGGAACCACGCTCACGGCTTGACCCAGAGCCCATTGCACGCCGGGATTTTCTCGGACTGGCTTCGCTGTGGGCTGCCGCCTCCGCCATGTTTTTTGCCACGCTTGGAATGCTCCAGCTTCCCAAAACCGCCGTGCTTTCCTCGCCATCCAAAAAATTCACGGTCAAGCTGCCCGACACGCTCAACCCTGGCGAACCTTTTATCCCGCCAGGCCGGGCAGTTGCCCTGTATAAAGATGCAAGTGGCGGAGTGTATGCGGTTTCCACGATTTGCACGCATCTGGGGTGTGTGGTGAAACAAACCACCGAAGGGTTTGAATGTCCCTGCCACGGCTCGCGGTTCACCAGTGACGGCGAGGTTACCAAGGGGCCCGCACCACAGGCCCTGCCGTGGCTCAAAGTCACAGGAAGTGGCACGAGCGTGACCATTGACGAAGGTACAACGGTTGAATCCGGAACCAAGGTGACGATATGA
- a CDS encoding FAD-dependent oxidoreductase, protein MDGLKVQVPHESYHQELISCQVACPVHTDARGYVRAIASGDFEAAYLIARGPNPFASICGRICGAPCETACRRGKVPRVDDDGHFVAQDRPVAIRALKRFACEQAGPDSHPTDVVLKKIQLAQPSVSANAEEMAALLRAGVEGKFIPAQGQRIAIIGAGPAGLAAGHDLALMGFRPVVFETEPVAAGMLAVGVPAYRLPRDLINREVAVIQALGVEIRCNTTVGKDISFSDLRSDFDAVIVAVGAKSSRSLGLPGENGPRVYGGVDLLRAVSLGTSLEIGQQVVVVGGGNVAYDVARSVLRQIAYDTARTAARLEATSLVHLVSLEGLEEMPADTVEILEGDEEGIERWNGWGPVGILRNDEGSVTGVEFRRCLRVYDENRRFSPVYDDEDRKVIPCDTVLLAVGQSPALTFLEDGGTDVQMMRPGWPKVDPKTLASTADRVFVAGDLAHGTRLLIDAVASGKAVARSVYQTLTGRSITFDAVTSHIVLDRYRRERGYESIRRADIPTLHPSERLVHPDAVVETGFTCAQAMCEASRCLDCGVTPIFDGSRCVLCGGCADVCPTQCLKLVSLAELMTNDELNQAIEQTLGSDIDLTEHSAILKDEDRCIRCALCFMRCPAEAITMERVTTSISWRTL, encoded by the coding sequence ATGGATGGCCTCAAAGTCCAGGTACCGCACGAAAGCTACCATCAGGAGCTGATTTCTTGTCAGGTGGCCTGTCCCGTCCACACCGATGCCCGTGGATATGTGCGTGCGATTGCCAGTGGTGACTTTGAAGCGGCCTACCTGATTGCCCGAGGACCAAACCCGTTTGCTTCGATTTGTGGTCGGATTTGCGGCGCGCCTTGTGAAACCGCCTGCCGGCGGGGGAAAGTTCCCCGAGTTGACGACGATGGCCATTTTGTCGCCCAGGACCGCCCGGTTGCCATCCGGGCGCTCAAACGCTTTGCCTGTGAACAGGCTGGCCCCGATTCACACCCAACCGATGTGGTTCTCAAAAAAATTCAACTGGCCCAACCATCAGTTTCGGCCAATGCCGAAGAAATGGCCGCCTTGTTGCGCGCCGGGGTCGAAGGAAAATTTATACCGGCTCAAGGTCAGCGAATTGCAATTATCGGCGCCGGTCCTGCCGGACTGGCTGCCGGGCACGACCTGGCATTGATGGGGTTCCGCCCGGTGGTCTTTGAAACCGAACCCGTGGCCGCCGGGATGCTCGCCGTTGGCGTTCCCGCCTATCGGCTTCCACGTGACCTCATCAACCGCGAAGTCGCGGTCATTCAGGCACTTGGCGTTGAAATCCGGTGCAACACCACGGTTGGCAAGGATATTTCTTTTTCGGATTTGCGAAGCGATTTTGACGCCGTGATTGTGGCCGTGGGGGCGAAATCGTCACGGTCACTGGGGTTGCCGGGTGAAAATGGCCCCAGGGTGTACGGCGGCGTTGATTTGCTCCGGGCAGTTTCGCTGGGGACGAGCCTTGAAATTGGTCAACAGGTCGTTGTGGTTGGCGGCGGAAATGTGGCCTATGACGTCGCCCGGAGTGTCCTGCGGCAAATTGCCTATGATACCGCCCGCACAGCCGCCCGACTCGAAGCAACATCGCTGGTGCATCTGGTTTCACTTGAAGGACTTGAAGAAATGCCCGCCGACACCGTCGAAATCCTGGAAGGCGATGAAGAAGGGATTGAACGCTGGAACGGTTGGGGGCCGGTGGGCATTCTCCGCAATGATGAAGGTTCGGTGACTGGGGTTGAATTTCGCCGGTGCCTGCGGGTCTATGATGAAAACCGGCGATTTTCGCCAGTGTATGATGACGAAGATCGAAAAGTCATCCCCTGTGACACGGTGTTGCTGGCGGTCGGTCAATCGCCAGCGCTCACATTTCTGGAAGATGGTGGAACCGATGTCCAGATGATGCGGCCCGGCTGGCCCAAAGTTGACCCGAAAACGCTTGCCTCCACGGCTGATCGGGTGTTTGTCGCAGGTGACCTTGCCCACGGAACACGGCTTCTGATTGATGCGGTGGCTTCAGGGAAAGCCGTGGCCCGGTCGGTGTACCAAACTCTGACGGGTCGTTCGATCACGTTTGACGCCGTCACGTCCCACATCGTGCTGGATCGGTACCGCCGGGAACGGGGCTATGAATCCATCCGCCGGGCTGACATTCCAACCCTTCATCCGTCTGAACGCCTGGTCCACCCAGACGCAGTGGTTGAAACCGGGTTTACCTGTGCGCAGGCCATGTGTGAAGCCTCACGCTGCCTCGATTGTGGTGTGACGCCGATTTTTGACGGCAGCCGCTGTGTGTTGTGTGGTGGATGTGCCGATGTATGCCCAACGCAGTGCCTCAAACTGGTCTCACTCGCTGAGTTGATGACCAATGACGAACTCAATCAGGCCATTGAACAAACACTTGGATCTGACATTGATCTCACCGAACACTCGGCCATTCTCAAAGATGAAGACCGCTGCATCCGCTGTGCGCTGTGTTTTATGCGCTGCCCGGCTGAAGCCATTACGATGGAACGAGTTACAACTTCTATTTCCTGGAGGACGCTATGA
- a CDS encoding helix-turn-helix transcriptional regulator, translating to MNLQDLKKLIEGTTDAAFVSDSTGTIIGWNQGAEALFGISAAEAVGKFCGDMVGGHDECGQVCSQECSIQQAVRENRPMSNFDLHIKSKQGYQWTNTSTLVVKVANSEFPYSVHIFRRIDVRKRLELLIRDFIVAETQLPAEQVTSLISTTRAPAAAIDLTDRELQVLKLMARGLPTSQIATTLHISRTTANNHIQHILQKFNVHSRLEAIRRAELAGLLKHS from the coding sequence ATGAATCTGCAAGACCTCAAAAAACTGATTGAAGGCACCACTGATGCCGCGTTTGTCTCGGATTCAACCGGAACGATCATTGGCTGGAATCAAGGGGCCGAAGCACTGTTTGGGATTTCCGCGGCTGAAGCCGTCGGGAAATTTTGTGGAGATATGGTCGGTGGCCATGACGAATGCGGTCAGGTTTGTTCACAGGAATGCAGTATCCAGCAAGCCGTTCGCGAAAACCGCCCCATGTCGAATTTTGATCTCCATATCAAATCCAAACAGGGCTATCAGTGGACCAACACCTCGACGCTCGTGGTCAAGGTTGCCAACTCTGAATTTCCCTACTCAGTTCATATCTTTCGTCGGATTGATGTCCGCAAACGATTGGAATTATTGATCCGCGATTTTATCGTGGCCGAAACCCAACTCCCCGCCGAGCAGGTGACCTCCCTGATCTCTACCACCCGCGCCCCCGCCGCCGCCATTGACCTTACTGACCGCGAATTGCAGGTTCTGAAATTGATGGCCCGCGGCCTTCCAACCAGCCAGATTGCCACCACCCTCCACATTAGCCGAACCACCGCCAACAACCACATTCAACACATCCTGCAGAAATTCAACGTGCATTCCCGGCTTGAAGCCATTCGTCGGGCAGAACTGGCTGGATTACTCAAACACTCTTGA
- a CDS encoding winged helix-turn-helix domain-containing protein, with translation MSSSEVHNQETMLFLFGNFQIDLSQQSLAYNNDFIPLPPKVFQTLLILVQNNQKLVTRDEIINYIWPNTFVEDHNLNANISTLRRILNDRVPGVKFIETVPKRGYRFVADVQVVHSTVARVERAVEPDLLASAQSTESGEFPVEDFDSFDAESELPDSLPPLATGSTAEAAFDELPAIEPEVDVQSRESFQVEPDLEAIIEKPVPTVVLRMPASEKPSVPLHSRTLSPLKFVMILSFVVFLGLTSTPSSLWTSKASFLPEIQATNIAVLPFKVIGNGEPALGVGTADTIITQLGRVPGFTILSSQAIENVLEARELSPTESARLLRVEAVIEGSVQILDGRIRATMRMFSPRSSSPVWTETIDFTGENKVSIQDQIAKRVARILLDATSTLTHPAGTANETAYRFCLNGRYHWSRRDSQSLAESEACYRRALQLDPQYAEAHLGLADDLIFEEVGSERAMEAWEHLQQALKLNPKLGEAYATLGFIKGFHERNWNEAEAAFRRALELSPNSTKCHHWYAYHLAVMGRINEAIREMKITLALEPTSPNFLADLGQMCYFERDFEGGRRYCRRAWQIDPYFYYVYANLNPILAKQGNYAKAMRAYELEKSSFYERVHNTEDVFANDPGDPTDITRFREALREEAEMILARPDHESLSYKLSTIYAQLGETEQSCFWLSKAIAKKQLLTPFANIDPIFDPLRDQPEFNSLLARMNLGKAN, from the coding sequence ATGTCAAGCTCTGAGGTTCACAATCAAGAAACAATGTTGTTTCTCTTTGGCAACTTTCAAATTGATCTTTCACAACAATCCCTTGCCTACAATAACGACTTTATACCTTTACCTCCAAAAGTCTTCCAGACGTTGTTGATTTTAGTTCAAAACAACCAGAAGCTGGTCACCAGGGATGAAATCATCAATTACATCTGGCCAAACACCTTTGTTGAAGACCACAACCTGAATGCGAATATTTCCACCTTACGGCGAATTTTGAATGACCGTGTCCCTGGAGTGAAGTTTATTGAAACGGTGCCCAAACGCGGATACCGGTTTGTGGCCGATGTCCAGGTGGTGCATTCCACTGTTGCACGGGTGGAAAGAGCTGTTGAACCTGACCTTCTCGCATCGGCTCAATCAACTGAATCGGGAGAATTCCCAGTCGAGGATTTTGACAGTTTTGATGCTGAAAGTGAGCTACCTGATTCGTTGCCTCCTCTCGCAACTGGTTCCACCGCCGAGGCAGCCTTTGACGAACTTCCTGCCATTGAACCCGAGGTGGACGTTCAGTCGAGGGAATCATTTCAGGTAGAACCCGACCTTGAGGCAATCATTGAAAAACCAGTTCCCACAGTGGTTCTCAGGATGCCCGCTTCAGAGAAACCTTCAGTCCCCCTTCACTCCCGAACCCTCTCACCGCTTAAATTTGTAATGATTCTCAGTTTTGTGGTTTTCCTGGGGCTGACTTCAACCCCCTCTAGCCTGTGGACCTCAAAAGCCAGTTTTTTGCCCGAAATTCAAGCGACTAACATTGCCGTACTTCCATTTAAAGTCATCGGGAATGGCGAGCCCGCGCTTGGGGTTGGCACTGCAGATACCATCATTACCCAATTGGGTCGGGTGCCTGGGTTTACGATTCTCTCTTCGCAGGCAATTGAAAACGTCCTCGAAGCCCGAGAGTTGTCGCCAACTGAGTCTGCTCGTCTGTTGCGGGTCGAAGCTGTCATTGAAGGCAGCGTGCAAATCCTCGATGGCCGTATCCGGGCCACGATGCGGATGTTTTCTCCCCGCTCGTCTTCTCCGGTTTGGACTGAAACCATTGATTTTACTGGGGAAAACAAAGTTTCCATTCAAGATCAAATTGCCAAACGCGTGGCCAGAATCCTCCTGGACGCCACCAGTACTTTGACTCACCCGGCGGGCACAGCCAATGAAACTGCCTATCGGTTTTGCCTGAACGGACGCTATCACTGGTCACGGCGGGACTCGCAATCCCTGGCTGAAAGCGAAGCCTGTTATCGGCGGGCGCTCCAACTTGACCCACAGTATGCTGAAGCTCATCTGGGGCTGGCGGATGACTTGATTTTTGAGGAAGTCGGCTCCGAACGAGCGATGGAAGCCTGGGAGCATTTGCAACAGGCACTCAAGCTCAACCCAAAACTTGGGGAAGCCTATGCCACGCTTGGTTTTATTAAGGGTTTCCATGAGCGGAACTGGAATGAAGCTGAAGCTGCCTTCCGACGGGCCCTGGAACTGTCGCCAAACTCGACGAAATGCCACCACTGGTATGCCTACCATCTGGCCGTGATGGGGAGGATCAATGAAGCAATCCGGGAAATGAAAATCACGCTCGCCCTTGAGCCAACATCACCCAACTTTTTGGCTGACCTGGGGCAGATGTGCTACTTCGAACGGGATTTTGAAGGTGGTCGGCGCTATTGTCGGCGGGCCTGGCAGATTGATCCTTATTTTTATTATGTTTATGCCAATCTGAATCCAATCCTGGCAAAACAAGGCAATTACGCCAAAGCCATGCGGGCCTATGAATTGGAAAAATCTTCGTTCTATGAGCGGGTTCACAACACGGAGGATGTTTTTGCCAATGACCCAGGTGATCCGACGGATATTACTCGATTTCGAGAAGCACTCCGCGAAGAAGCCGAGATGATTCTGGCTCGTCCTGACCACGAATCATTGAGCTATAAACTGTCAACCATCTATGCCCAGCTTGGGGAAACTGAACAATCCTGTTTCTGGTTGTCCAAAGCAATTGCGAAAAAGCAATTGCTGACACCGTTTGCCAACATTGATCCGATTTTTGATCCATTGCGAGACCAACCCGAATTCAACAGCCTCCTTGCCCGAATGAATCTCGGGAAAGCCAATTAA
- a CDS encoding NarK/NasA family nitrate transporter: MNSPTLKPTGNTLQLVLATGAFAVCFAIFGSVSAMMPILKKTLNLNPVQVSIALAVPVLLGSLGRIPLGILTDRYGGRIIFSIVMACSIIPAFLMGYVSSYTQLIACGLFIGIALASFSVGVGFVSGWFAADRQGFALGVYGAGNIGQSLAAFGAPVIAGALGYAWGFWIFGILTFFWLIAFAFAAQNAPRTAPPKTLADSLRPLREPMSWVLSLYYFLTFGGFVAMSIYLPTFLTDMFKLTPGDAGFRTAGFVVLATALRPVGGILADKIGGKAILMWVFPFTACMALCMAVPMMATFTVGALGMAAAIGLGNGAVFKMVPQYFPKTVGAVTGLVGAAGGLGGFFPPLVLGNIKQMTGSFTGGFFLLAIFAFLCLIVVWKTDSRGETKLPQPA, encoded by the coding sequence ATGAATTCCCCTACTTTAAAACCAACCGGAAATACCCTGCAACTTGTACTGGCGACAGGCGCTTTTGCCGTGTGTTTTGCTATTTTCGGTTCGGTGTCGGCCATGATGCCGATTCTGAAAAAAACACTGAATCTCAATCCGGTTCAGGTCAGCATTGCGCTGGCAGTTCCGGTTTTGCTCGGCAGCCTGGGGCGAATTCCACTGGGGATCCTGACGGATCGCTATGGTGGGCGAATCATTTTTTCAATCGTAATGGCCTGCTCGATTATTCCAGCGTTCCTGATGGGGTATGTGTCGAGTTACACCCAGTTGATTGCCTGTGGGCTGTTTATTGGCATTGCCCTGGCCAGTTTCTCGGTTGGCGTCGGCTTTGTCAGCGGCTGGTTTGCGGCGGATCGGCAGGGGTTTGCCCTTGGTGTGTACGGCGCTGGAAATATCGGTCAGTCGCTGGCGGCGTTTGGAGCACCTGTCATTGCTGGTGCGCTTGGATATGCCTGGGGGTTTTGGATCTTTGGAATTCTCACCTTTTTCTGGCTGATTGCCTTTGCTTTTGCCGCCCAAAATGCACCTCGAACCGCACCGCCAAAAACCCTGGCTGATAGCCTGCGACCACTTCGTGAGCCGATGAGCTGGGTGTTGAGTCTGTATTATTTCCTCACCTTCGGTGGGTTTGTGGCCATGAGCATTTACCTGCCGACATTTCTCACCGATATGTTTAAGTTAACACCAGGGGATGCGGGATTTCGAACCGCCGGGTTTGTCGTTCTGGCAACGGCTCTGCGGCCAGTGGGGGGAATTCTGGCTGATAAAATCGGCGGGAAAGCTATTTTGATGTGGGTCTTTCCATTCACTGCCTGTATGGCGCTGTGTATGGCAGTGCCGATGATGGCCACCTTTACGGTTGGGGCGCTTGGAATGGCAGCGGCGATTGGGTTGGGCAATGGCGCGGTTTTCAAAATGGTGCCGCAATATTTTCCCAAAACCGTGGGCGCGGTCACTGGCCTGGTTGGCGCCGCAGGTGGGTTGGGAGGGTTTTTCCCGCCGCTGGTGCTGGGCAATATCAAGCAGATGACCGGTTCCTTTACGGGCGGGTTTTTCCTGCTGGCGATCTTTGCCTTTTTGTGTCTGATCGTGGTTTGGAAAACTGATTCACGGGGCGAAACCAAACTCCCTCAACCAGCCTGA